The Methanobrevibacter millerae genome includes the window GAAGTTTATGATAAAAACAATAATCTTGTTGAAAAGACCAATCCGTCATTCAATAAGGATTCAGGATATGCTTATACTGTTAATCTAAAAGATGGAATTTACAGGCTATCCGGCAGCATTTCCAAAGATATTTCAAGTGACTGCACTGTCATTGAAGGTATTTTGAAAGTGGGCAATACTGATGAAAAGTTCAACGCCAAAGTCACAACCTCATCAAAGAAAAACAAGTCCGGTGTCGTATTGACATCTGTGTTAGAGCCTGCATCAGCAACAGGAATTATCACTTTCAATATAAACGATAAGAACTACACTTCAACAGTTATAAATGGAAAAGCCAGTATAACCATATCAGATTTGGAAAATGGGACCTATGCTGTAAGGACATTCTATTCCGGTGATAATATATTCAATGCAGCAACTGCACAGGACATAACTGTAATTGTCGGACCGTCTGATATTGTAATCCGTGCCGATAACCTGACCAAGTACTTTGGAGGTCCTGAAAGATTTGCAGTATCACTAACAGATAAGCAGGGCACTCCAATATCAGGCCAGAATGTAATCATTTCAATCAATAGCCAATCCTATGAAAGAATAACTAATTCAAATGGACAGGCAAGCATTGCAGTTAATTTAAACAGTGGAGTTTACGATGCATTAGTCGAATATGATGGTGAAGAAATCTCATCAACAGTAACTGTCAAGTCAACAGTTTCCGGCAAGGACATAACAAAAATATATAAAAACCAGACACAGTATTATGCCACATTCATCGACACGAAAGGTAATCTTCTTAAGAATACTGAAGTCGAGTTTAATATCAACGGTGTGTACTATAAAAGAACAACCGACAGCAATGGTGTTGCAAAAATGAACATTAATCTTAATCCTAACACATATATCATTACAGCTAAAAATCCTAATTCCGGCGAACAGTATACCAACAGGGTTACTGTTCTTGCGAATATGGACCAGAATAATGATTTGACTAAATATTATAGGAATGATTCACAGTATACCATCAGGTTGCTTGATGATGAGGGTAACCCTGTAGGCGCAAATGAAACCGTTGTGTTCAATATTAATGGGGTGTTCTACACGAGATATACCAATGCAAGCGGTGTTGTAAAGCTTAACATTAATTTGGCTCCTGGAGATTATATTTTAACTGCAGAATATAAGGGACTTAAGACATCAAATAAGATTAAGGTATTGTCTATATTAAGTGCAGAAGACTTGAAAATGTCCTATAGGGATGGATCTAAATTCGTTGCAACTCTTTTGGATGGTCAGGGTCATGCTTTTTCAGGCCAGAATATAA containing:
- a CDS encoding Ig-like domain repeat protein, giving the protein MKRLLILFILFFVSIACVSASDDLNATDSLSISDSDEIINSGDFSQLQNLINAAGEGDTISLATDYVGGGEINVNKQLTIDGNGHSIDASHASRIFMINADNVVLKNLRLLNANTDMWGGAIYCEHPLTIDNCEFISNHAKYKGGALYSFTELTVINTIFSKNSAENGGAVYLESSHALFKNVKFLENQADWSSGALLSLYESNTTVEGCIFINNYATQYSDAVCGNNYLNIINSNFVSDRNNLEFIYYFDDWDGRDGNLYLMNNEMTSSYPWDIYYRGDTPISSPIYLKFENHTVKSGDMIKVGNIYDDVGNTIQIDLSNPITLEVYDKNNNLVEKTNPSFNKDSGYAYTVNLKDGIYRLSGSISKDISSDCTVIEGILKVGNTDEKFNAKVTTSSKKNKSGVVLTSVLEPASATGIITFNINDKNYTSTVINGKASITISDLENGTYAVRTFYSGDNIFNAATAQDITVIVGPSDIVIRADNLTKYFGGPERFAVSLTDKQGTPISGQNVIISINSQSYERITNSNGQASIAVNLNSGVYDALVEYDGEEISSTVTVKSTVSGKDITKIYKNQTQYYATFIDTKGNLLKNTEVEFNINGVYYKRTTDSNGVAKMNINLNPNTYIITAKNPNSGEQYTNRVTVLANMDQNNDLTKYYRNDSQYTIRLLDDEGNPVGANETVVFNINGVFYTRYTNASGVVKLNINLAPGDYILTAEYKGLKTSNKIKVLSILSAEDLKMSYRDGSKFVATLLDGQGHAFSGQNITFNINGVFYTRMTDGNGVARLNINLMSGEYIITSSYNGLNIANKVTIS